CATTCTTGTTGGAATTGATCTTTAAAATTCCTCGCATCGTCCCCATTTGGATAAAGAGCCAAAAGGGAAGCGCGAGGCGGTTCAGTCGTTCAAATGATGTCCACAGGATTGATTTGTCGCAATGATTGACACGATTCCGCTTGACGCTGAGTAAGGTTTTTGTAATTTTACAGGCAACCTTTTATTCACTAACAAATAGCTGGTGGAATATATGACTATCAAAGTAGGTATCAACGGTTTTGGCCGTATCGGCCGTATTGTTTTCCGTGCTGCTCAGGAACGTTCTGACATCGAGATCGTTGCAATCAACGACCTGTTAGACGCTGAATACATGGCTTACATGCTGAAGTACGACTCAACTCACGGTCGTTTTAACGGCACTGTAGAAGTCAAAGACGGCCATTTGGTTGTTAACGGCAAAACTATCCGTGTTACCGCAGAACGTGATCCAGCAAACCTGAAGTGGAACGAAGTCAACGTTGACGTAGTTGCTGAAGCAACTGGTCTGTTCCTGACTGACGAAACTGCTCGTAAGCACATCACTGCTGGCGCTAAAAAGGTTGTTCTGACTGGTCCTTCTAAAGACAGCACTCCTATGTTCGTTAAAGGTGCTAACTTCGAGAAATATGCTGGCCAGGATATCGTTTCTAACGCATCTTGCACCACTAACTGCCTGGCTCCACTGGCTAAAGTCATCAACGACAACTTCGGTATCGTTGAAGGCCTGATGACCACTGTTCACGCAACTACCGCTACTCAGAAAACTGTTGATGGCCCGTCTCACAAAGACTGGCGCGGCGGCCGCGGCGCAGCTCAGAACATCATCCCTTCTTCTACCGGTGCTGCTAAAGCTGTAGGCGTTGTACTGCCAGAGCTGAACGGTAAAATCACTGGTATGGCGTTCCGCGTTCCAACTCCAAACGTGTCTGTTGTTGACCTGACCGTTCGTCTGGAAAAAGCTGCGTCTTACGAAGAAATCAAGAAAGCAATCAAAGCGGCTGCTGAAGGCCCAATGAAAGGCGTTCTGGGTTATACCGAAGACGACGTTGTATCTACTGATTTCAACGGCGAAGTTTGCACTTCTGTGTTCGATGCTAAAGCTGGTATCGCACTGAACGACCACTTTGTGAAACTGGTTTCCTGGTACGACAACGAAACTGGCTACTCAAACAAAGTACTGGACCTGATTGCTCACATCTCTAAATAAGTTGAGATGAGCGATTAAAATCCTGAGAGGCGACCCATGCGGTCGCCTTTTTTTTCGCCTTTGATCGATAGGTTGAACAAATGATTAATAAAATTTTTGCCCTTCCGGTTATTGAACAAATTACCCCTTCCCTGTCTCGCCGCCAGATTGACGAGCTGGACGTTATCGTGGTTGACCATCCGCAAGTTCGTGGTTCTGTGACTTTGCAAGGCGCGCACCTGCTGTCCTGGAAACCAGCCGGTGAAGAAGAAGTGCTTTGGCTAAGTAACAACACGCCGTTCCAGAACGGTAAAGCGATTCGTGGTGGTGTACCTATCTGTTGGCCATGGTTTGGTCCGGCAGCTCAGCAAGACCTGCCAGCGCATGGTTTCGCACGTAACCTGCCATGGACTCTGAGTGCGCATAATGAAGATGAAAGCGGCGTCTCTTTGACCTTCGAATTACAGAGCAGCGATGCGACTCGTAAATTCTGGCCACATGACTTTACCCTGTATGCACGTTACAAGCTGGGTAAGACCTGCGAGATGGAACTGGAGGCACATGGCGAATTCGACGTTAATTCAGCACTGCACACCTACTTCAACGTGGGCGATATCGCCGCAGTGAAAGTCAGCGGGCTGGGCAACAAGTATATCGATAAAGTGTTGAATGCGACTGAAGGCCAATTGACCGACGGCGTGCAGACCTTCCCGGATCGCACTGACCGCGTTTATCTGGAACCAGAAGAGTGCAGCGTTATCCATGATGCCAGCCTGAATCGCACTATCGACGTCATCCATCACCATCACATCAATGTGGTTGGCTGGAACCCAGGCCCGGCACTGTCAGCTTCTATGGCAGACATGCCAGACGATGGTTACAAGACTTTTGTTTGTGTCGAGACGGCTTGCGCCAGCGCATCACAAAAAGCAACAGCGGATAAGCCTGCACGTTTAGCCGCGACACTGCGTGTATCAAAAAAAGCTTAAATCAGATCTATACCCAAAATAATTCGAGTTGCTTAAAGGCGGCAAAGCCGTAAACCCCCAGGAGCTTACTTGAGTAAGTGACTGGGGTGAGCGGGTGCAGCCAACGCATAAGCAGCTTGAA
The nucleotide sequence above comes from Buttiauxella selenatireducens. Encoded proteins:
- the gapA gene encoding glyceraldehyde-3-phosphate dehydrogenase; translated protein: MTIKVGINGFGRIGRIVFRAAQERSDIEIVAINDLLDAEYMAYMLKYDSTHGRFNGTVEVKDGHLVVNGKTIRVTAERDPANLKWNEVNVDVVAEATGLFLTDETARKHITAGAKKVVLTGPSKDSTPMFVKGANFEKYAGQDIVSNASCTTNCLAPLAKVINDNFGIVEGLMTTVHATTATQKTVDGPSHKDWRGGRGAAQNIIPSSTGAAKAVGVVLPELNGKITGMAFRVPTPNVSVVDLTVRLEKAASYEEIKKAIKAAAEGPMKGVLGYTEDDVVSTDFNGEVCTSVFDAKAGIALNDHFVKLVSWYDNETGYSNKVLDLIAHISK
- a CDS encoding D-hexose-6-phosphate mutarotase, which encodes MINKIFALPVIEQITPSLSRRQIDELDVIVVDHPQVRGSVTLQGAHLLSWKPAGEEEVLWLSNNTPFQNGKAIRGGVPICWPWFGPAAQQDLPAHGFARNLPWTLSAHNEDESGVSLTFELQSSDATRKFWPHDFTLYARYKLGKTCEMELEAHGEFDVNSALHTYFNVGDIAAVKVSGLGNKYIDKVLNATEGQLTDGVQTFPDRTDRVYLEPEECSVIHDASLNRTIDVIHHHHINVVGWNPGPALSASMADMPDDGYKTFVCVETACASASQKATADKPARLAATLRVSKKA